One window of Alteromonas sp. LMIT006 genomic DNA carries:
- a CDS encoding RNA polymerase factor sigma-54: protein MRPSLQLKFSQQLTMTPQLQQAIKLLQLSTLDLQQEIQEALDANPLLEVEDDFSSNTESLDESQDKESASADSISSHEALESDNVSDDLPLDSTWDEYYSASSAPAPMTNTVGGDDDSVYQGETTENIQDHLLWQVDLTPFSDTDRAIAFAIIDSIDDSGYLTTSTEEILEAVDIEDVELDEVECVLKRVQMFDPVGSGSRNVQECLLIQLRQFDQDTPYLAEAKDIITEYSDLLAAKDYRTLMRKTRLKEQELREVMLLLQTLNPRPGSVIQTEAPSYIIPDVSVVKKNGRWLVELNPDSLPKLNINQQYAALSKNSRNSADSQFVKSHIQEAKWFIKSLESRNDTLLKVANCIVQQQIGFFEHGPEMMKPMVLNDVAEMVDMHESTISRVTTQKYMHTPRGIFELKYFFSSHVATESGGECSSTAIRALIKKLVAAENTVKPLSDNKIAEVLADQGIKVARRTIAKYRESLNIPSSSQRKSLV, encoded by the coding sequence ATGAGACCCTCACTGCAACTAAAATTCAGTCAACAACTTACCATGACGCCGCAACTGCAGCAGGCGATTAAGTTGCTACAGCTTTCTACACTGGATTTACAACAAGAAATACAAGAAGCTCTTGATGCAAATCCACTACTAGAAGTGGAAGACGACTTTTCTAGCAATACCGAATCACTCGACGAATCTCAAGATAAAGAATCCGCTAGTGCTGATTCTATTTCATCTCATGAGGCGCTGGAATCCGATAATGTATCGGACGATTTGCCATTAGACAGTACCTGGGATGAGTACTACAGTGCATCTTCAGCTCCTGCACCGATGACAAACACGGTTGGTGGTGACGATGATAGTGTTTACCAAGGTGAAACGACTGAGAATATTCAAGACCATTTGCTTTGGCAGGTAGATTTAACCCCTTTTTCAGACACCGACCGTGCCATAGCGTTCGCGATCATAGATAGCATTGATGACAGCGGTTATCTGACGACTTCAACCGAAGAAATTCTTGAAGCTGTTGATATTGAGGATGTCGAACTCGATGAAGTTGAGTGTGTCCTTAAGCGGGTCCAGATGTTTGATCCCGTGGGTTCCGGTTCTCGGAATGTACAAGAATGCTTATTGATTCAGCTTCGTCAGTTTGACCAAGACACACCATATCTAGCAGAAGCAAAAGACATTATTACCGAATACAGCGATTTGCTTGCAGCAAAAGATTATCGAACTTTAATGCGCAAAACGCGTCTAAAAGAACAAGAGCTACGCGAAGTAATGCTGTTATTACAGACACTTAACCCAAGACCGGGAAGTGTTATACAAACTGAGGCCCCATCTTACATCATTCCCGATGTGAGCGTGGTCAAAAAGAACGGACGTTGGTTAGTCGAACTTAACCCTGATAGCTTACCTAAGTTAAATATTAACCAACAATATGCAGCATTGAGTAAAAACTCACGCAATAGCGCAGATAGCCAGTTTGTCAAATCGCACATACAAGAGGCCAAATGGTTTATTAAAAGCCTGGAATCTCGCAATGACACATTGCTTAAGGTCGCAAACTGTATTGTGCAACAGCAAATAGGTTTTTTTGAGCACGGTCCAGAGATGATGAAGCCAATGGTGCTTAATGATGTAGCTGAAATGGTAGATATGCACGAATCCACTATCTCTCGTGTCACTACACAAAAGTACATGCATACGCCTCGTGGTATTTTTGAATTGAAATATTTCTTTTCTAGCCATGTGGCAACAGAATCCGGTGGTGAATGCTCATCAACAGCGATTCGCGCATTAATTAAAAAGCTCGTAGCGGCAGAAAACACAGTGAAACCGCTCAGCGATAACAAGATTGCAGAAGTGTTAGCCGATCAAGGTATCAAAGTAGCGCGGCGAACCATTGCAAAGTACCGGGAGTCTTTGAACATCCCATCTTCGAGCCAACGCAAAAGCTTGGTTTAA
- the lptB gene encoding LPS export ABC transporter ATP-binding protein, whose amino-acid sequence MAILKATHLAKSYKSRQVVRDVSLEVESGQIVGLLGPNGAGKTTTFYMIVGIVPLDKGEITLDQTDLTYHPMHERARQGIGYLPQEASVFRKLSVYDNIMAILQTRKELSQEQREAEADALIDEFNINHIRNSAGMALSGGERRRVEIARALAANPKFILLDEPFAGVDPISVGDIKHIIQQLKNKGLGVLITDHNVRETLDVCEKAYIVSQGELIASGTASQVLDNQKVKEVYLGEQFRL is encoded by the coding sequence ATGGCAATTCTCAAGGCAACTCATCTCGCAAAGTCTTATAAGTCTCGACAAGTGGTGCGGGATGTTTCTTTAGAGGTTGAGTCAGGACAAATAGTCGGTCTGTTAGGGCCTAATGGTGCAGGCAAGACTACGACCTTTTATATGATTGTCGGTATTGTGCCATTAGATAAGGGCGAAATTACCTTAGATCAAACAGATTTAACTTATCATCCAATGCATGAACGCGCTAGGCAGGGTATTGGTTATTTACCTCAAGAAGCGTCGGTATTTCGTAAATTAAGCGTTTATGACAACATCATGGCGATTTTGCAAACCCGTAAAGAACTCTCGCAAGAGCAGCGAGAAGCAGAAGCTGACGCACTAATTGACGAGTTTAATATTAATCACATTCGCAATTCAGCGGGTATGGCCTTATCTGGTGGAGAACGACGCCGTGTTGAAATTGCTCGAGCATTGGCGGCCAATCCGAAGTTTATTTTGTTGGATGAACCTTTTGCTGGTGTTGATCCAATTTCTGTTGGGGATATCAAACACATTATTCAGCAACTTAAAAACAAAGGCTTAGGTGTACTGATTACAGATCACAATGTGCGTGAAACACTTGATGTGTGTGAAAAAGCCTACATTGTCAGCCAAGGGGAATTGATTGCTTCGGGTACAGCTTCGCAAGTACTTGATAATCAAAAAGTTAAGGAAGTATACCTAGGGGAACAATTTAGGCTATAA
- the lptA gene encoding lipopolysaccharide transport periplasmic protein LptA → MRLILIFAVFMSCVLHAEQSDFAQPITIKSVTQFVDGLNDVAVYKENVVITQGSLKITADEVRIDASAGDGNELFIATGTPASFEQRSQDGSLVKASGNEIRYTRKDKKINLSGSAQLAQDSSTVSGENIIFDMLNEQLIASGTDGDSGRVKAVFQAEKTPQKEEQ, encoded by the coding sequence ATGCGTTTAATATTAATTTTTGCCGTTTTTATGAGTTGCGTTTTGCACGCGGAACAAAGCGATTTTGCTCAACCTATCACAATCAAATCGGTCACGCAGTTTGTGGATGGCTTAAATGATGTAGCGGTCTACAAAGAGAACGTCGTGATTACGCAAGGTTCATTGAAAATTACTGCAGATGAAGTCCGGATCGATGCCAGTGCGGGAGATGGTAACGAACTGTTTATCGCAACAGGAACCCCAGCCTCATTTGAGCAACGCTCTCAGGATGGCAGTCTCGTTAAAGCATCGGGAAATGAAATTAGATATACTCGAAAAGATAAAAAAATCAACTTGTCAGGAAGTGCTCAGTTAGCTCAGGATTCCAGTACGGTTTCGGGAGAAAATATTATTTTTGACATGCTCAATGAGCAATTAATCGCCTCTGGGACCGATGGGGATTCAGGTCGAGTTAAAGCGGTTTTTCAAGCTGAAAAAACACCACAAAAAGAAGAGCAATAA
- the lptC gene encoding LPS export ABC transporter periplasmic protein LptC produces the protein MNRVGFSIFVLFILVIIVYNLPISVNSNKQQTNENQPSLLTPTYLAEELFSQRFNEAGLISHEINAKRMEHYAELGFMVFTQPRYTIFLADGSQYIISAQEGTLYDDNRMLLENNIVIQSQNETDFIQQISAEYIEMNLDTKALSSNSAIVLRGKEFSMHSNGLDANLAQKRFALLEHTHTEFKPTQ, from the coding sequence ATGAATCGAGTTGGTTTTTCAATTTTTGTCCTGTTCATTCTGGTTATTATTGTTTATAACTTGCCCATTTCTGTGAATTCAAACAAGCAACAGACCAATGAAAATCAACCTTCTCTGTTGACCCCGACCTACTTAGCTGAAGAATTATTTTCGCAACGCTTTAATGAAGCAGGCCTAATAAGTCACGAAATCAATGCTAAGAGAATGGAACATTACGCCGAATTGGGCTTTATGGTCTTCACCCAACCGCGATATACGATCTTTTTGGCAGATGGCAGCCAATACATTATCAGTGCGCAAGAGGGCACCTTGTACGATGATAATCGTATGCTACTTGAAAATAATATTGTCATCCAAAGTCAAAATGAGACAGACTTTATTCAGCAAATTAGTGCAGAATATATAGAGATGAATTTAGATACCAAAGCGTTGAGTTCTAACTCGGCGATAGTGTTGCGTGGTAAAGAATTTTCCATGCACAGCAATGGTTTAGATGCTAATTTAGCACAAAAACGCTTTGCATTACTTGAACATACTCATACTGAGTTTAAACCAACCCAATAA
- the kdsC gene encoding 3-deoxy-manno-octulosonate-8-phosphatase KdsC: MQTLYTNLSHDVATKLTQIKLIAFDVDGIFSDGRIYLGNQGEELKAFHTRDGYGVKSLQSIGVEVAIITGRASSLVHNRMSALGVKHIIQGCEDKAQALASLKDTLGLTSANVASMGDDMPDIGMFTESNLCISVADGHPLVKQQAQWITMTKGGQGAVREVTDTLLQAHGQLNHIHSASV, from the coding sequence GTGCAAACTCTTTACACCAACTTGTCTCATGACGTCGCGACTAAATTAACTCAGATCAAGCTGATTGCTTTTGACGTCGATGGGATCTTTTCTGACGGTCGAATTTATTTAGGTAATCAGGGGGAAGAGCTCAAAGCTTTTCATACCCGTGATGGCTATGGCGTGAAATCACTACAAAGCATAGGGGTAGAGGTTGCCATCATCACTGGACGCGCTTCCTCTTTAGTGCATAACAGAATGAGTGCTCTAGGTGTGAAACACATTATTCAAGGATGCGAAGACAAAGCGCAAGCACTTGCCTCGTTGAAAGATACTCTAGGTTTGACAAGCGCAAACGTAGCAAGCATGGGTGATGATATGCCTGATATTGGTATGTTTACTGAGTCGAATTTATGCATAAGTGTTGCCGATGGGCACCCTTTGGTAAAACAACAAGCTCAATGGATAACCATGACTAAGGGTGGTCAAGGCGCAGTACGCGAGGTCACTGATACTCTATTACAAGCTCATGGGCAATTGAATCATATTCACAGTGCGAGTGTTTGA
- a CDS encoding KpsF/GutQ family sugar-phosphate isomerase, producing the protein MSEHHFIQSAKQVIATEAKGLAELPKVLDETFVAACQLLKDCQGKVVVSGMGKSGHIGSKIAATLASTGTPAFFVHPGEANHGDLGMLSANDVVIAISNSGETQELLGLLPVLKRLNIPYIAITQQAESTLAQHAELVLTIPVPAEACSLGLAPTTSTTVTLVLGDALAIALLDAKGFTSEDFALSHPGGSLGRKLLLRCSDIMLRGEEIPSVNTDTLITEALLEISRKGLGMTGVVADERLKGIFTDGDLRRVLDQKIDIHRSVVENVMTANPITVSPEMLAVDALNIMQQKQITALLVVDQEHNIVGAFNMHMLLKAGVV; encoded by the coding sequence ATGTCTGAGCATCACTTTATTCAATCTGCCAAGCAAGTCATCGCAACCGAAGCGAAAGGGCTTGCTGAGTTACCTAAGGTCTTAGACGAAACCTTTGTTGCGGCTTGTCAGTTACTAAAAGATTGTCAGGGCAAAGTCGTTGTCTCGGGCATGGGTAAGTCTGGACACATCGGTTCGAAGATCGCAGCAACGCTTGCCAGTACTGGTACTCCAGCGTTTTTTGTTCACCCTGGTGAAGCGAATCATGGTGATTTAGGAATGCTAAGCGCCAACGATGTGGTGATCGCCATTTCTAATTCGGGCGAAACACAAGAGTTACTCGGATTATTACCTGTTCTCAAAAGACTCAATATTCCCTACATTGCTATAACTCAGCAAGCTGAATCAACTCTTGCTCAACACGCTGAGTTAGTACTCACCATTCCGGTGCCAGCTGAAGCGTGTTCTCTTGGCCTGGCACCAACGACTTCAACAACCGTTACCTTGGTACTTGGAGATGCATTGGCCATTGCGTTGCTAGATGCTAAAGGATTTACCTCTGAAGATTTTGCCTTGTCACATCCTGGAGGTTCTCTTGGTCGAAAATTATTGCTACGCTGCAGTGATATCATGTTGCGTGGAGAAGAAATACCAAGTGTAAACACGGATACTTTGATTACTGAGGCCTTACTAGAAATTAGTAGAAAAGGCTTAGGAATGACTGGCGTGGTTGCTGATGAACGCTTAAAGGGAATTTTTACAGACGGTGATTTGCGCCGTGTCTTGGATCAAAAAATCGATATACATCGCAGCGTAGTCGAAAACGTAATGACAGCTAATCCGATTACAGTTTCACCAGAAATGCTTGCCGTAGACGCCTTAAATATCATGCAACAAAAGCAAATAACGGCCTTATTAGTTGTCGATCAGGAACACAACATTGTCGGTGCATTTAATATGCACATGCTTCTCAAGGCAGGGGTCGTTTAA
- a CDS encoding calcium/sodium antiporter, producing MLIQIGIFIAGLLVLSWSADRFVHGASALAKNLGVSPMMIGLTIVAMGSSAPEIVVSATASVGGSPNTAIGNAIGSNITNISLVLGITALIKPLLVSSGTLKREFPVLFFVCLVAAWFLHDGVFAFYEGVILLVMFGLVLIGMGVLSMKVDKNDPLVSENETEIPSDVNTSIAVMWVIVGLVMLPLSAHFLVESAVFIAKYLGISDLVIGLTIIAIGTSLPELAACVAGVLKGEDDLAMGNIIGSNIFNLLAVLGMPAVFAPGMFDPNAAGRDLLVMLSLTVVLLIFSFNFVGTRRINRFEGAILFACFIAYQVLLFA from the coding sequence GTGTTAATACAAATTGGGATTTTTATCGCCGGTCTTCTAGTGCTTAGTTGGAGTGCTGATCGCTTTGTCCACGGGGCCTCAGCGCTAGCCAAAAATCTGGGTGTTTCACCTATGATGATTGGGTTAACTATTGTGGCCATGGGGTCCTCCGCACCAGAGATTGTCGTGTCGGCAACCGCTTCAGTAGGCGGTTCCCCGAATACCGCGATTGGTAATGCGATAGGCTCAAATATCACCAATATATCCTTAGTTTTGGGGATCACGGCTTTAATCAAGCCTTTACTCGTTTCTTCTGGCACCTTAAAACGTGAATTTCCAGTGTTATTTTTTGTGTGTTTGGTGGCGGCCTGGTTTTTACATGATGGTGTGTTTGCCTTTTACGAAGGTGTCATTTTGTTAGTCATGTTTGGCTTAGTACTTATTGGTATGGGCGTGTTGTCAATGAAAGTAGACAAAAACGATCCACTTGTGAGCGAAAATGAAACCGAAATACCCTCTGACGTTAATACGTCTATAGCCGTCATGTGGGTGATTGTCGGTTTGGTTATGTTACCTTTATCCGCTCATTTTTTGGTCGAATCTGCCGTCTTCATCGCCAAATACTTAGGTATTAGTGATTTGGTTATTGGTTTAACGATCATCGCGATTGGTACCAGCTTGCCAGAACTCGCTGCATGTGTGGCTGGAGTTCTCAAAGGAGAAGATGACTTAGCCATGGGTAATATTATTGGCTCAAATATTTTCAATTTACTCGCGGTGCTGGGCATGCCGGCGGTCTTTGCGCCTGGTATGTTTGACCCAAATGCAGCAGGTAGAGATTTGTTGGTCATGTTGAGTTTGACCGTTGTTTTACTTATTTTTAGTTTTAATTTTGTCGGTACTAGACGCATCAATCGCTTTGAAGGAGCGATTTTGTTTGCTTGTTTTATTGCATATCAAGTCCTGTTGTTCGCATAA
- a CDS encoding ATP-binding cassette domain-containing protein, whose protein sequence is MSNSSTLVSVENLRFLRGNRVIYDGINLTIEKGKITAIMGPSGIGKTTLMKLIGGQLKPDSGDIRYAGNSIPQMSRRELYKTRKKMSMLFQSGALFTDISVFDNVAFALREHTKLDEDIIRTLVYLKLEAVGLRGAADLMPSELSGGMARRAALARAIALDPELIMYDEPFAGQDPISMGVLVKLIKALSSALDLTSIVVTHDVSEVLDIADYVYILANQKIIGEGTPSQIKASDSALVQQFLQGEADGPVPFHFPADNLFNTLLGTAQQGVKK, encoded by the coding sequence ATGAGTAACTCATCTACACTAGTGTCCGTTGAAAACTTGCGTTTTTTACGTGGTAATCGCGTTATTTACGACGGTATTAACCTCACTATTGAAAAAGGTAAAATTACCGCGATAATGGGTCCCAGCGGAATAGGCAAAACCACCTTAATGAAATTAATTGGTGGGCAACTCAAACCAGACAGTGGTGATATACGTTATGCCGGTAATTCTATTCCCCAGATGTCACGAAGGGAACTTTACAAAACCCGCAAAAAAATGAGCATGCTGTTCCAATCTGGCGCGTTGTTTACTGATATTTCGGTGTTCGATAATGTGGCATTTGCCTTGCGCGAGCACACCAAACTCGATGAGGACATCATTCGCACCTTAGTCTATCTGAAACTTGAAGCCGTTGGCCTGCGTGGAGCGGCTGATTTAATGCCCAGTGAACTTTCCGGTGGCATGGCACGGCGTGCAGCTCTAGCACGAGCCATTGCGCTCGATCCTGAGCTCATCATGTATGACGAGCCATTTGCCGGACAAGACCCGATATCTATGGGCGTATTGGTTAAGCTTATCAAAGCGCTGAGCAGTGCTTTAGATTTGACGAGTATTGTGGTAACCCATGATGTCTCTGAAGTACTCGACATTGCAGATTATGTGTATATTCTTGCCAACCAAAAAATCATCGGCGAAGGAACACCCTCACAAATTAAGGCTTCTGACTCGGCACTAGTTCAGCAATTTTTGCAGGGTGAAGCAGATGGCCCTGTGCCGTTTCATTTCCCTGCAGACAATTTATTTAATACCTTGTTAGGCACCGCTCAGCAGGGAGTGAAAAAATGA
- the mlaE gene encoding lipid asymmetry maintenance ABC transporter permease subunit MlaE has translation MNYLQSIGYNTLNALTGFGRALLMLVGAIIAVPQRKNIRLTIHQIYVVGVQSLLIIMVSGLFIGMVMALQGYTILVNYGAEGSLGPMVALSLLRELGPVVTALLFAGRAGSALTAEIGLMKATEQLSSLEMMAVDPLRRIIAPRFWAGVIAMPMLALIFSAIGILGGHLVGVDWLGVDAGSYWSIMQATVEWDKDVVNGIIKSFVFAVVVTWIAIFKGYDATPTSEGISQATTQTVVYSSLAVLGLDFVLTALMFGIN, from the coding sequence ATGAACTATTTACAATCTATTGGGTACAATACGCTGAATGCCCTAACGGGATTTGGACGTGCTTTATTGATGCTAGTGGGGGCTATTATTGCCGTCCCTCAGCGCAAAAACATTCGCCTCACCATTCACCAAATATACGTTGTGGGTGTGCAGTCTTTATTGATCATCATGGTATCTGGGTTATTTATCGGTATGGTCATGGCCTTGCAAGGTTACACTATCCTGGTGAATTACGGCGCAGAAGGCTCACTTGGGCCAATGGTCGCCTTGTCTCTGCTGCGTGAACTGGGCCCCGTCGTCACGGCTTTGCTGTTTGCTGGTCGGGCAGGTTCGGCGTTAACCGCAGAGATTGGTTTGATGAAGGCCACTGAACAACTCAGCAGTCTTGAGATGATGGCGGTTGACCCACTGCGACGGATTATTGCCCCCCGTTTTTGGGCTGGGGTCATTGCCATGCCAATGTTGGCCCTGATTTTTTCTGCAATTGGTATATTAGGCGGACATCTTGTTGGCGTCGATTGGTTAGGGGTAGATGCGGGTTCATATTGGTCTATAATGCAAGCGACCGTTGAGTGGGATAAAGATGTCGTCAACGGCATAATTAAGAGTTTTGTTTTTGCAGTTGTCGTCACTTGGATTGCGATTTTTAAAGGGTACGATGCAACTCCCACATCGGAAGGTATTTCTCAAGCCACCACTCAAACTGTTGTATACTCGTCCCTCGCCGTCCTCGGCTTGGATTTTGTGCTTACTGCACTCATGTTTGGCATAAACTAG
- the mlaD gene encoding outer membrane lipid asymmetry maintenance protein MlaD: MTTRKTELLVGFFVVLTLAAGLLLALKVANQGMSGSDQSYTLYAKFDNIGGLKPRSAVKVGGVTVGRVESIYLDQDDFTPVVVLSISEQYNNFPDTSSVAILTSGLLGEQYIGFQPGFAFDDPVVLTDGDFISDTKSALVLEDLIGQFLFSRDSN; the protein is encoded by the coding sequence ATGACCACACGTAAAACTGAACTATTGGTTGGATTTTTTGTCGTTTTAACGCTTGCAGCTGGGTTGTTATTAGCATTAAAAGTTGCCAATCAAGGGATGTCTGGTTCAGATCAAAGTTATACACTTTATGCTAAGTTTGACAATATTGGTGGTTTAAAGCCTCGTTCAGCGGTCAAAGTGGGCGGCGTTACAGTTGGTCGAGTGGAATCGATTTATCTCGACCAAGATGATTTTACACCGGTGGTGGTATTGAGCATCTCTGAACAATACAACAATTTTCCAGACACGAGTTCTGTTGCTATTTTGACCTCGGGTTTATTAGGTGAGCAGTACATTGGCTTTCAGCCAGGATTTGCCTTTGATGACCCAGTAGTATTGACCGATGGCGATTTTATTTCAGATACCAAATCAGCATTAGTTCTGGAAGATTTAATTGGACAATTTTTGTTCAGCCGTGACAGTAACTAA
- a CDS encoding phospholipid-binding protein MlaC gives MKPFFSRMFWSPVLGALFILSLVFSSAKLFAQPEVLNPYVMIQDAASATFGRMKNEKDLIAQDPEHLRTIMRENLLPFIDYRFSAFMVLGKNARNVPKPQLAEFVNVFKEYLVTTYANAMGYYDDQTVSFEPGGDYLGQKTITVRAVIQDDGRPDIKVAFKVRYDSRTNSWKGYDMVAEGISLLSSKRSEFETIIRQEGVEKVITLMQEKINEPIVLQNTNAAQ, from the coding sequence ATGAAGCCTTTTTTCTCACGTATGTTTTGGTCACCCGTGCTAGGCGCACTTTTTATTTTAAGCCTTGTTTTCAGTAGCGCTAAATTATTTGCTCAACCCGAAGTTCTCAATCCATACGTCATGATTCAAGATGCCGCATCGGCAACGTTCGGTAGAATGAAAAATGAAAAGGATCTGATCGCTCAAGATCCAGAACATCTTCGCACGATCATGCGTGAAAACCTGCTGCCGTTCATCGATTATCGTTTTTCTGCCTTTATGGTCTTGGGCAAAAATGCCCGTAACGTGCCTAAACCTCAACTTGCAGAATTTGTTAATGTCTTCAAAGAATATCTCGTTACCACTTACGCTAACGCAATGGGGTATTATGATGATCAAACCGTTTCATTTGAACCTGGCGGAGATTATCTGGGTCAAAAAACCATTACGGTACGCGCTGTAATTCAAGATGATGGACGTCCAGATATAAAGGTAGCTTTTAAAGTTCGGTATGACAGTCGCACTAACTCTTGGAAAGGTTATGATATGGTTGCTGAAGGGATTAGCCTCTTGTCTTCAAAACGCAGCGAATTTGAAACCATTATCCGCCAAGAAGGCGTTGAAAAAGTGATTACTTTGATGCAAGAAAAAATCAACGAACCGATTGTCTTACAAAATACTAACGCGGCACAATAA
- a CDS encoding lipid asymmetry maintenance protein MlaB: MELSYSEERLSISGKCSNAQITSNITSQLPQILNTKNLQVDLSGIELIDSAGLAVLFNLLRDCKQRNITVRFERVPDKLRHLAALSNADALLNS; encoded by the coding sequence ATGGAACTCAGCTACAGCGAAGAACGATTGAGTATATCTGGAAAATGCTCAAACGCTCAGATAACCAGCAATATTACAAGTCAGCTTCCACAAATTCTTAACACAAAGAATCTGCAAGTTGATTTATCCGGGATTGAACTGATTGATAGTGCCGGCCTTGCTGTACTTTTCAATTTATTACGCGACTGCAAACAACGCAATATAACAGTGCGTTTTGAACGTGTTCCTGATAAATTACGTCATCTTGCAGCGCTATCGAATGCCGACGCATTGCTCAACAGCTAG
- a CDS encoding BolA family protein, with translation MTNEEIEQHLKETLGLEEVHVKSDGSHFQIIAVSDVFDEMSRVKRQQFVYGPLNDKIADGSMHAVSIKTFNKAQWQREKLFNMPQ, from the coding sequence ATGACCAACGAAGAAATCGAACAGCATCTTAAAGAGACTCTAGGATTAGAAGAAGTGCACGTTAAAAGCGATGGCTCGCACTTCCAAATCATCGCCGTCAGCGACGTATTTGACGAAATGTCACGGGTCAAACGCCAGCAGTTCGTCTACGGACCTCTGAATGACAAAATTGCCGATGGCTCAATGCATGCGGTATCAATAAAAACATTTAATAAAGCGCAATGGCAAAGGGAAAAGCTATTCAATATGCCCCAGTAA
- the murA gene encoding UDP-N-acetylglucosamine 1-carboxyvinyltransferase, translated as MDKLVIQQSPPLRGEVVISGAKNAALPLLMASLLCDSPITFANVPVLRDINTSVKLLEGMGVKVDYIDPHMLQIDPTELNSTVASYDLVRTMRASILVLGPLLARYGKADVSLPGGCAIGARPVDIHLTGLEQMGAKIDVEDGYIKATVDGRLQGCKIVMDIVSVGATENLMMAAALAQGTTILENAAREPEIVDLANCLNAMGGKVSGAGTSEIVIQGVKSLSGCHYSVLPDRIETGTFLVAAAATGGSVTCLNADPSALDAVLAKLRQAGATITTTEDTIHLDMEGKRPTAVNIKTAPHPAFPTDMQAQFVALNCLAEGTGVVTETIFENRFMHVPELQRMGAKISLEGNSAVCQGISQLRGAPVMATDLRASASLVIAGLMASGETHVNRIYHLDRGYEAIETKLAKLGAIIRREKE; from the coding sequence GTGGATAAACTCGTCATTCAACAAAGCCCACCTTTGCGTGGAGAAGTCGTCATTTCTGGCGCCAAAAACGCGGCATTGCCTCTTTTAATGGCATCACTATTGTGCGACTCCCCAATTACGTTTGCTAATGTACCGGTGCTAAGAGACATCAACACCAGTGTTAAGTTACTTGAAGGAATGGGCGTTAAGGTTGATTATATTGACCCGCACATGTTGCAAATTGACCCAACTGAGCTCAATAGTACGGTAGCGTCTTATGATTTGGTGCGGACTATGCGCGCTTCAATTTTGGTGTTAGGGCCATTGTTAGCGCGTTATGGTAAAGCGGATGTGTCTTTACCTGGCGGGTGTGCAATAGGTGCAAGACCTGTTGATATTCATCTGACTGGTCTTGAACAAATGGGCGCCAAGATAGATGTTGAAGATGGCTATATTAAAGCTACGGTTGATGGTCGCTTGCAAGGTTGCAAAATTGTCATGGATATCGTCAGTGTTGGTGCAACTGAAAACCTCATGATGGCGGCGGCACTTGCCCAAGGTACCACGATTCTAGAAAACGCAGCTCGTGAGCCTGAGATTGTCGATTTAGCTAATTGTCTAAACGCTATGGGTGGTAAAGTTTCGGGCGCAGGTACGTCTGAAATCGTGATTCAAGGTGTGAAATCTTTATCAGGTTGTCATTATTCTGTGTTGCCAGATCGTATCGAAACCGGCACATTTTTGGTAGCAGCAGCGGCGACAGGAGGGTCTGTGACCTGCCTCAATGCGGATCCGTCAGCCCTAGATGCCGTCTTAGCAAAATTGCGACAAGCAGGCGCAACCATTACTACTACCGAAGATACAATTCATCTGGATATGGAGGGTAAACGCCCTACTGCAGTGAACATCAAAACTGCGCCTCATCCTGCTTTTCCAACCGATATGCAAGCCCAATTTGTAGCATTGAACTGCTTGGCTGAAGGCACTGGCGTGGTGACTGAAACCATTTTTGAAAACCGGTTTATGCATGTACCCGAATTACAGCGCATGGGCGCTAAGATTAGCCTAGAAGGCAATAGCGCCGTATGCCAAGGCATATCTCAGTTACGCGGCGCTCCAGTTATGGCGACTGACCTTCGCGCATCAGCCAGTCTAGTCATTGCAGGACTCATGGCAAGTGGCGAAACGCACGTTAACCGAATCTATCATCTCGACCGAGGTTATGAAGCCATCGAAACCAAATTAGCCAAGTTAGGCGCGATTATTCGACGCGAGAAGGAATAA